From the genome of Bubalus bubalis isolate 160015118507 breed Murrah chromosome 2, NDDB_SH_1, whole genome shotgun sequence, one region includes:
- the CXCR2 gene encoding C-X-C chemokine receptor type 2 isoform X1, producing MAETKFTSNMEGFNWENYSDEDFGNYSYNTDLPSILPDSAPCRPEILDINKHAVVVIYALVFLLSLLGNSLVMLVILYSRVGRSVTDVYLLNLAMADLLFAMTLPIWAASKAKGWVFGTPLCKVVSLLKEVNFYSGILLLACISMDRYLAIVHATRTLTQKRHWVKFICLGIWALSVILALPVFIFRRAIHPPYSSAVCYEDMGANTTKWRMVMRVLPQTFGFLLPLLVMLFCYGLTLRTLFSAQMGQKHRAMRVIFAVVLVFLLCWLPYNLVLVVDTLMRAHVIAETCQRRNDIGRALDATEILGFLHSCLNPLIYVFIGQKFRHGLLKIMAIHGLISKEFLAKDGRPSFVGSSSGNTSTTL from the exons ATG GCTGAAACAAAATTCACTTCAAATATGGAAGGATTTAACTGGGAAAATTACAGCGATGAAGATTTTGGCAATTACAGTTACAACACTGACCTGCCCTCTATTCTACCAGACTCTGCCCCATGTCGGCCAGAAATTCTGGATATCAATAAGCATGCTGTGGTCGTCATCTATGCCCTGGTCTTCTTGCTAAGCCTCCTGGGAAACTCCCTGGTGATGCTGGTCATCTTATACAGCCGGGTCGGTCGCTCTGTCACTGATGTCTACCTGCTGAACCTGGCCATGGCTGACCTGCTCTTCGCCATGACCTTGCCTATCTGGGCCGCCTCCAAGGCAAAGGGCTGGGTCTTCGGCACACCCCTGTGCAAGGTGGTCTCACTCCTGAAGGAAGTGAACTTCTACAGCGGTATTCTACTGCTGGCCTGCATCAGCATGGACCGCTACCTGGCCATTGTCCATGCCACACGCACGCTGACCCAGAAGCGGCACTGGGTCAAGTTCATATGTTTAGGCATCTGGGCCCTGTCCGTGATCCTGGCCCTGCCCGTCTTCATCTTCCGCAGGGCCATCCACCCACCCTATTCCAGTGCAGTCTGCTATGAGGACATGGGTGCCAATACAACGAAATGGCGAATGGTGATGAGGGTCCTACCCCAGACCTTTGGCTTCCTCCTGCCCCTGCTGGTCATGCTGTTCTGCTACGGACTCACCCTGCGCACGCTGTTTTCAGCCCAAATGGGGCAGAAGCACCGGGCCATGCGGGTCATCTTTGCTGTCGTGCTCGTCTTCCTGCTCTGCTGGCTGCCCTACAACCTGGTCCTGGTCGTGGACACCCTCATGAGGGCCCATGTGATCGCCGAGACCTGTCAGCGCCGCAACGACATTGGCCGGGCCCTGGATGCCACCGAGATCCTGGGCTTCCTGCACAGCTGCCTCAACCCTCTCATCTACGTCTTCATTGGCCAGAAGTTTCGCCACGGACTCCTCAAGATCATGGCCATCCATGGCCTGATCAGCAAGGAGTTCTTGGCCAAGGATGGCAGGCCTTCCTTTGTTGGCTCTTCTTCAGGGAACACGTCTACTACCCTCTGA
- the CXCR2 gene encoding C-X-C chemokine receptor type 2 isoform X2, giving the protein MEGFNWENYSDEDFGNYSYNTDLPSILPDSAPCRPEILDINKHAVVVIYALVFLLSLLGNSLVMLVILYSRVGRSVTDVYLLNLAMADLLFAMTLPIWAASKAKGWVFGTPLCKVVSLLKEVNFYSGILLLACISMDRYLAIVHATRTLTQKRHWVKFICLGIWALSVILALPVFIFRRAIHPPYSSAVCYEDMGANTTKWRMVMRVLPQTFGFLLPLLVMLFCYGLTLRTLFSAQMGQKHRAMRVIFAVVLVFLLCWLPYNLVLVVDTLMRAHVIAETCQRRNDIGRALDATEILGFLHSCLNPLIYVFIGQKFRHGLLKIMAIHGLISKEFLAKDGRPSFVGSSSGNTSTTL; this is encoded by the coding sequence ATGGAAGGATTTAACTGGGAAAATTACAGCGATGAAGATTTTGGCAATTACAGTTACAACACTGACCTGCCCTCTATTCTACCAGACTCTGCCCCATGTCGGCCAGAAATTCTGGATATCAATAAGCATGCTGTGGTCGTCATCTATGCCCTGGTCTTCTTGCTAAGCCTCCTGGGAAACTCCCTGGTGATGCTGGTCATCTTATACAGCCGGGTCGGTCGCTCTGTCACTGATGTCTACCTGCTGAACCTGGCCATGGCTGACCTGCTCTTCGCCATGACCTTGCCTATCTGGGCCGCCTCCAAGGCAAAGGGCTGGGTCTTCGGCACACCCCTGTGCAAGGTGGTCTCACTCCTGAAGGAAGTGAACTTCTACAGCGGTATTCTACTGCTGGCCTGCATCAGCATGGACCGCTACCTGGCCATTGTCCATGCCACACGCACGCTGACCCAGAAGCGGCACTGGGTCAAGTTCATATGTTTAGGCATCTGGGCCCTGTCCGTGATCCTGGCCCTGCCCGTCTTCATCTTCCGCAGGGCCATCCACCCACCCTATTCCAGTGCAGTCTGCTATGAGGACATGGGTGCCAATACAACGAAATGGCGAATGGTGATGAGGGTCCTACCCCAGACCTTTGGCTTCCTCCTGCCCCTGCTGGTCATGCTGTTCTGCTACGGACTCACCCTGCGCACGCTGTTTTCAGCCCAAATGGGGCAGAAGCACCGGGCCATGCGGGTCATCTTTGCTGTCGTGCTCGTCTTCCTGCTCTGCTGGCTGCCCTACAACCTGGTCCTGGTCGTGGACACCCTCATGAGGGCCCATGTGATCGCCGAGACCTGTCAGCGCCGCAACGACATTGGCCGGGCCCTGGATGCCACCGAGATCCTGGGCTTCCTGCACAGCTGCCTCAACCCTCTCATCTACGTCTTCATTGGCCAGAAGTTTCGCCACGGACTCCTCAAGATCATGGCCATCCATGGCCTGATCAGCAAGGAGTTCTTGGCCAAGGATGGCAGGCCTTCCTTTGTTGGCTCTTCTTCAGGGAACACGTCTACTACCCTCTGA